The Cydia splendana chromosome 8, ilCydSple1.2, whole genome shotgun sequence genome contains a region encoding:
- the LOC134793266 gene encoding uncharacterized protein LOC134793266, with protein sequence MLHTLAFATLLAAAAAAPATYDQRQDGDFNVRADVQNVVLVIAYPDKMKLPITDIFGGGLKTNKQDEFQERADVRVMEAFVEPSTPYRVDIGSDSERFADTDGRNVVVEIAGRRRFEAEPQEAESDKEEYKLLGAQEQCGPDRERDPVTLVCRAIAPAAPKPEAPQPELPQPEPAAQPEAPASPTEPAVVLISS encoded by the coding sequence ATGCTGCACACACTGGCCTTCGCGACCTTgctggcggccgccgccgccgcgcccgccaCCTACGACCAGCGGCAGGACGGCGACTTCAACGTCCGCGCCGACGTCCAGAATGTCGTCCTCGTCATCGCCTACCCGGACAAGATGAAACTGCCGATCACCGATATATTCGGCGGCGGCCTGAAAACCAATAAGCAGGATGAGTTCCAGGAGCGCGCGGACGTTAGGGTGATGGAGGCGTTCGTGGAGCCTAGCACACCGTACAGGGTGGATATCGGGTCGGACAGCGAGCGGTTCGCGGACACCGACGGTCGGAACGTCGTCGTCGAGATCGCCGGCCGACGAAGGTTTGAAGCCGAGCCGCAGGAGGCCGAGAGCGACAAAGAGGAATACAAACTTCTGGGAGCTCAGGAGCAGTGCGGACCAGACCGGGAGCGCGACCCCGTGACGCTGGTGTGCCGAGCGATAGCGCCCGCGGCCCCGAAGCCCGAGGCGCCTCAGCCCGAGCTGCCGCAGCCCGAGCCGGCCGCGCAGCCCGAAGCACCGGCATCTCCTACCGAGCCCGCAGTCGTGCTCATCTCCTCATAA